The Geobacter sp. AOG2 genome includes a window with the following:
- a CDS encoding GspE/PulE family protein encodes MQSYRRRKIGTILVERGTLSADQLPIVLDKLGIGKLRFGEICIQEGLISDDDLARALAEQFNLEYIDLANFKPDESLLNALPPDALHRFRFVPLEMTESSMVVAIADPTDVVKLDELELLFDRPLQLRIAAESAISALVKTGEGTRRVLREVSEDFMLQLVKETERGEEVLSVESISDDTSPIIKLVNSTILDALNRRASDIHIETGHEGVEIKYRIDGVLYRANEPIDLHFQGPIISRLKVMSELDISERRIPQDGRFKIRFSEKSIDFRVSIMPSALGEDAVIRILDKESIASDMKGLSLENLGVCEREIKRLRRKIREPYGMVLVTGPTGSGKTTTLYAALTEIHTGEDKIITIEDPVEYMLRGVLQIPVNEKKGLTFAKGLRSILRHDPDKIMVGEIRDSETAQIAVQSALTGHLVFTTVHANNAFDVIGRFIHMGIDPYNFVSCLNCVMAQRLVRRVCPKCRRPVRYTDDVLREASVDPESTRNATLYEAVGCEECNGTGYRGRSAIVELLEFNDELRDLIIARVPATQLKQTAREAGVVFLREAAVEKMLAGETTLKEINRVTFVE; translated from the coding sequence ATGCAATCGTACCGGCGAAGAAAAATCGGCACGATCCTGGTGGAACGAGGCACGCTCTCGGCGGATCAACTGCCGATTGTTCTCGATAAATTGGGCATCGGTAAACTGCGTTTCGGAGAGATCTGCATTCAGGAGGGCCTGATCAGCGATGACGACTTGGCCCGTGCTCTGGCCGAGCAGTTCAACCTGGAATATATCGATCTGGCCAATTTTAAGCCGGATGAGTCACTGCTCAATGCGCTGCCTCCCGACGCTCTCCACCGTTTCCGCTTTGTACCGTTGGAGATGACGGAAAGTTCCATGGTCGTAGCTATTGCCGACCCTACCGATGTGGTCAAGCTGGATGAATTGGAACTCTTGTTCGACCGTCCCTTGCAACTCCGCATTGCGGCGGAGTCTGCTATTTCCGCGCTCGTCAAGACGGGAGAAGGGACGCGCCGGGTGCTTCGTGAAGTTTCGGAAGACTTCATGTTGCAATTGGTCAAGGAGACGGAACGGGGCGAAGAAGTCCTGTCGGTGGAGAGCATCTCCGATGACACAAGTCCGATCATCAAGTTGGTCAACAGCACCATTCTGGATGCACTTAACCGCCGCGCCAGCGACATCCATATCGAAACCGGACATGAGGGCGTAGAGATCAAGTACCGCATCGATGGTGTCCTGTACCGGGCCAATGAGCCCATCGACCTGCATTTTCAAGGACCAATCATCTCGCGTCTCAAGGTTATGAGCGAGCTGGATATCTCGGAGCGGCGCATACCCCAGGACGGACGTTTCAAAATCCGTTTCAGCGAAAAATCCATCGACTTTCGCGTATCTATCATGCCGAGCGCCTTGGGTGAGGATGCGGTCATACGCATCCTTGACAAGGAGAGCATTGCCAGCGATATGAAAGGATTATCGCTGGAAAATCTCGGGGTCTGCGAGAGGGAGATAAAGCGCTTGCGCAGAAAAATCCGCGAACCGTACGGCATGGTGCTGGTGACCGGCCCCACTGGTTCGGGTAAGACCACCACGCTCTATGCGGCCCTGACTGAGATCCATACGGGCGAGGACAAGATCATCACCATCGAAGACCCGGTGGAATACATGCTGCGCGGTGTGCTCCAGATCCCGGTCAACGAGAAAAAGGGCCTCACCTTTGCCAAGGGGCTGCGCTCTATCCTGCGTCACGACCCGGACAAGATCATGGTCGGCGAGATCCGCGATTCGGAGACCGCCCAGATCGCCGTTCAATCCGCCTTGACCGGCCACCTGGTTTTTACCACGGTGCATGCCAACAACGCCTTTGACGTGATTGGGCGCTTTATCCATATGGGTATTGACCCTTACAACTTCGTTTCCTGCCTCAACTGTGTCATGGCGCAGCGACTGGTGCGGAGGGTCTGCCCGAAATGCCGCCGCCCGGTCCGTTACACCGACGACGTTCTGCGGGAAGCAAGCGTGGATCCGGAAAGCACACGCAATGCCACCCTGTACGAGGCGGTGGGTTGCGAGGAGTGCAACGGGACCGGATACCGTGGGCGTTCCGCCATCGTGGAGCTTCTCGAGTTTAATGATGAACTCCGGGATCTGATCATTGCTCGGGTGCCGGCAACCCAACTTAAGCAAACCGCCCGAGAAGCGGGGGTGGTCTTTCTCCGGGAAGCGGCTGTTGAAAAGATGCTTGCAGGGGAAACGACGCTGAAGGAAATCAACCGCGTTACTTTCGTGGAATGA
- a CDS encoding type II secretion system F family protein, giving the protein MAIYTCKLGASDGKVMFRELEADEPLMLRKSLEDQGFFVFEVKRKPLQFLFEKGLKRRRIDNRTLLTLNQEMLVLIKAGMPIMQVLDAILERHETGKLAELLLQVREDVKGGVALSAALDKHGRAFPQLYVASIRAGERTGDLPRTIRRYIQYLKRVDSIRKKVVSALFYPSILIIFAFMAITLLLLYVVPTFSQVYADAGSQLPAPTRMLISFTSFLRHFALLGVLLIVGLVAAYRSWVGTESGRYKVDRFKLTIPVAGDVFTKYSVAGFTRTLATVLGSGIPIIESLRMCIGTLDNRYMEKRFFEAVRFIEEGGRLSTALERINIMPPLALRMLGVGEATGSLEDMLVDISDYLEEELEERMHVLTTAIEPAIMLVVGVVIGVIIIAMYLPIFKIAGTVG; this is encoded by the coding sequence ATGGCGATTTATACCTGTAAGCTCGGCGCATCGGACGGCAAAGTAATGTTTCGCGAACTCGAGGCGGACGAGCCGTTGATGTTGCGCAAAAGTCTGGAAGATCAGGGCTTTTTTGTTTTCGAGGTAAAACGGAAACCCTTGCAGTTTCTTTTTGAAAAGGGGTTGAAGCGCCGTCGCATCGATAATCGCACGCTTCTTACCCTGAATCAGGAGATGCTCGTTCTGATCAAGGCAGGCATGCCGATCATGCAGGTTCTCGACGCGATTCTGGAACGGCACGAGACCGGCAAACTCGCCGAGTTGTTGCTTCAAGTCCGGGAGGACGTGAAGGGTGGGGTAGCGCTCTCGGCCGCTCTGGACAAGCATGGCCGGGCGTTCCCGCAGTTGTACGTGGCCTCCATCCGCGCCGGAGAAAGGACGGGGGATCTGCCCCGTACGATCCGGCGCTATATCCAGTATCTCAAGCGAGTTGACAGTATCCGTAAAAAGGTCGTCTCGGCGCTGTTTTACCCATCCATTCTCATCATTTTCGCATTCATGGCCATTACGCTGCTGTTGCTGTACGTGGTGCCTACCTTCAGTCAGGTCTATGCCGATGCCGGTTCCCAACTGCCGGCGCCAACCAGGATGCTGATCAGCTTTACCTCGTTTCTCCGGCATTTTGCCCTGCTGGGGGTACTGTTGATTGTCGGTCTGGTCGCCGCGTATCGCTCCTGGGTCGGTACGGAGTCGGGCCGCTACAAGGTTGATCGTTTCAAGCTGACGATCCCGGTGGCTGGCGATGTTTTTACAAAGTATTCGGTGGCTGGTTTTACCCGCACCCTGGCAACGGTGCTCGGCAGCGGAATACCGATTATCGAGTCGTTGCGGATGTGTATCGGAACACTCGACAACCGTTACATGGAAAAACGTTTCTTCGAAGCGGTCAGATTCATCGAGGAGGGTGGGCGGCTCTCCACCGCCCTGGAACGGATCAATATCATGCCGCCCCTCGCACTCCGCATGTTGGGGGTGGGGGAGGCGACCGGCTCGTTGGAAGATATGCTGGTTGACATTTCCGATTATCTGGAGGAAGAGTTGGAGGAGCGCATGCACGTCCTCACGACAGCCATAGAACCTGCCATCATGCTTGTTGTGGGTGTTGTGATCGGGGTCATCATTATTGCCATGTACCTGCCGATATTCAAGATTGCCGGCACGGTGGGCTAG
- a CDS encoding NADP-dependent malic enzyme produces MAKITGALEYHSSGRKGKIEVISSKPCLTSRDLSLAYSPGVAEPCLEIEKNPEDAYQYTAKGNLVAVVSNGTAVLGLGNIGALAGKPVMEGKGVLFKRFADIDVFDIELNSENPDEIIRACQLLEPTFGGINLEDIKAPECFYIEEELKKTMNIPVFHDDQHGTAIISSAALINALELIDKKIDQIKIVVNGAGASAIACANLAISLGVKRENLIMCDTKGVIYQGRAEGMNKYKERFAVDTPLRTLEEAANGADVLFGLSSKGAFTAEMVRKMAANPIIFAMANPDPEITPEEARAVRGDVLIATGRSDYPNQVNNVLGFPFIFRGALDVRATTINEEMKKAAVFALAELAREECPDSVCRAYGNVKFSFGRDYIIPKPFDPRALLRVAPAIAKAAMDSGVARQPIADMDKYVEHLESLQGKAKETMRLIINKAKSDPKRIVFPEGDNEKILRAAQILIEEGIAKPILIGSSDKINAKMEELGLDFNGSVPIIDPSNFSQSEEYAQELFSLRQRKGLTLSEARRILTRKSRTHFGCMMVRQGDADTLLSGIDTHYPETIRPALEVIGKQAGLSSVHGLYMMVFKKGIFLLADTTVCIEPTAEELAETAILAAEKARMFDIDPTIAMLSFSNFGSVQHPQALKVKKAAEIVKEKAPGLIIDGEMQSDTAVVTEILQKSFPFANLKEAANILIFPDLNSGNICYKLLHHLGGAEAIGPILMGMKKPVHVLQRGDDVDDIVNMAAIAVVDAQIS; encoded by the coding sequence ATGGCCAAGATTACCGGAGCACTGGAATATCATTCGAGCGGCAGGAAAGGCAAGATTGAGGTTATATCTTCGAAACCCTGTTTGACGTCCCGCGACCTTTCCCTGGCTTACTCGCCCGGTGTTGCGGAGCCCTGTCTGGAGATCGAAAAGAACCCCGAAGACGCGTACCAGTACACAGCCAAGGGGAACTTGGTGGCCGTTGTCTCCAACGGCACGGCGGTGTTGGGACTGGGCAATATCGGAGCTCTGGCAGGCAAGCCGGTCATGGAGGGGAAAGGAGTTCTCTTCAAACGTTTTGCCGATATCGACGTGTTCGACATTGAGTTGAACAGTGAAAATCCGGATGAGATAATCCGTGCCTGCCAGCTCTTGGAGCCGACCTTCGGCGGCATCAACCTGGAGGATATCAAGGCTCCCGAGTGCTTCTACATCGAGGAAGAACTGAAGAAAACCATGAACATCCCGGTCTTCCACGACGACCAGCACGGCACAGCTATCATCTCCTCTGCGGCCCTGATCAACGCTCTGGAGTTGATCGACAAGAAGATCGACCAGATCAAGATCGTGGTGAACGGTGCGGGTGCATCGGCCATTGCCTGCGCCAACCTGGCCATCTCCCTGGGGGTAAAGCGGGAAAACTTGATCATGTGTGACACCAAGGGTGTGATCTACCAGGGGCGCGCCGAAGGGATGAACAAATACAAGGAGCGCTTTGCCGTCGATACACCGTTGCGCACCTTGGAAGAGGCGGCTAATGGGGCCGACGTGCTCTTCGGGCTCTCGTCCAAGGGGGCGTTTACCGCGGAGATGGTGCGCAAGATGGCCGCTAATCCGATCATTTTTGCCATGGCAAATCCCGATCCCGAGATTACGCCGGAAGAGGCCCGCGCGGTGCGGGGCGACGTTCTGATCGCCACCGGGCGTTCCGACTATCCCAACCAGGTCAACAATGTTCTCGGTTTCCCCTTTATCTTCCGCGGCGCCCTGGACGTACGCGCCACGACCATCAACGAGGAGATGAAAAAGGCCGCGGTGTTTGCCCTGGCGGAACTGGCCCGGGAGGAATGCCCCGATTCGGTCTGCCGCGCCTACGGCAACGTCAAATTCTCCTTCGGCCGGGACTATATCATTCCCAAGCCGTTCGACCCTCGCGCCTTGCTGCGGGTGGCGCCGGCAATCGCCAAGGCGGCTATGGACTCAGGCGTTGCCCGGCAGCCGATTGCCGATATGGACAAATATGTAGAACATCTGGAATCGTTGCAGGGTAAGGCTAAGGAGACCATGCGCCTGATCATCAACAAGGCCAAAAGCGACCCCAAGCGAATCGTCTTCCCGGAGGGAGATAACGAGAAGATCCTCCGCGCCGCCCAGATCCTGATCGAAGAGGGGATTGCAAAACCGATCCTCATCGGCAGTAGCGACAAGATCAACGCCAAGATGGAGGAGCTTGGCCTGGATTTCAATGGCAGCGTGCCGATCATCGACCCGTCGAACTTCAGTCAATCCGAAGAGTACGCCCAAGAGCTTTTTAGTCTGCGGCAGCGGAAAGGGTTGACCCTCTCTGAGGCCCGGCGAATTCTGACGCGCAAGTCACGTACCCACTTTGGTTGCATGATGGTGCGTCAAGGGGATGCGGATACGCTGCTCTCGGGCATCGATACCCATTATCCCGAGACCATCCGGCCGGCCCTGGAGGTGATCGGCAAGCAGGCCGGGCTTTCCAGCGTGCATGGCCTCTACATGATGGTGTTCAAGAAGGGGATTTTTCTTTTGGCAGACACCACGGTTTGTATCGAGCCCACCGCCGAGGAATTGGCCGAAACCGCCATCCTTGCCGCGGAAAAGGCCCGGATGTTCGACATCGATCCGACGATCGCCATGCTTTCCTTCTCCAACTTCGGGTCGGTCCAGCACCCCCAGGCCCTGAAGGTCAAAAAGGCGGCGGAGATCGTTAAGGAAAAAGCGCCGGGTCTGATCATCGACGGCGAAATGCAGTCCGATACCGCCGTGGTCACGGAAATCCTGCAAAAAAGTTTCCCCTTCGCCAACCTGAAGGAGGCTGCCAACATCCTTATCTTCCCGGACCTTAATTCAGGGAATATCTGCTACAAACTTCTCCACCATCTGGGAGGAGCCGAAGCCATTGGGCCGATCCTGATGGGGATGAAGAAGCCGGTCCACGTCCTGCAGCGCGGGGACGATGTAGACGATATCGTCAACATGGCGGCAATAGCCGTAGTTGATGCCCAAATATCCTGA
- a CDS encoding HIT domain-containing protein codes for MERMWAPWRMAYINNISNTPPQEGCIFCSAWKENDDRERLVLTRSGHSLIMLNRYPYSGGHLMVAPSRHVSDMDDLSDTEILDLMQCVRRAHNLLKAACSPHGFNMGINLGKAGGAGIEDHMHVHIVPRWNGDTNFMSVVGDVRVIPEGLQETYDRLAEKIKAGA; via the coding sequence ATGGAACGTATGTGGGCACCCTGGAGGATGGCCTATATCAACAATATCAGCAACACACCCCCTCAGGAAGGATGCATCTTCTGCAGCGCCTGGAAGGAAAACGACGACCGGGAACGGCTGGTCCTGACCCGAAGCGGGCATTCCCTGATCATGCTGAATCGTTACCCCTACTCCGGCGGCCACCTGATGGTAGCCCCATCCCGGCATGTGTCCGACATGGACGACCTTTCCGACACGGAAATCCTGGATCTCATGCAGTGCGTACGACGGGCCCATAACCTGCTGAAGGCCGCCTGCAGCCCGCACGGCTTCAACATGGGCATCAACCTGGGAAAGGCGGGCGGAGCCGGTATCGAGGACCATATGCACGTCCACATCGTGCCGCGCTGGAATGGTGACACCAATTTCATGTCGGTGGTCGGCGACGTCCGCGTGATCCCCGAAGGGCTCCAGGAAACCTACGACCGACTGGCGGAAAAGATCAAAGCAGGAGCTTAG
- a CDS encoding ROK family protein codes for MMETAVIGIDIGGTNLRCALVAASGAILEQRRTASGIEEGREFFCSRLLGGICELREWAAGRGITVTAVGAGVPGLIGRDGLIHSSVNMRPLEGLKLGDFLEEHISLPAACGNDANIIALGEQRFGAGRGLSSFLVATIGTGLGSGLILDNRLWTGTNGFAAEFGHVTVHPDGPPCPCGNQGCLEQYCSAGAVVRSARELIPADLLATVTEDLSAETVAALARQGVAGAGMAFERLGRWLGIALGSLSNTLNLQAIIIGGGVAASFDFLLPGLRAELSRRCFPSICDGLAILKTELGDDAGLLGGAALAEERLNHRYPPLGGPLSSQSGHLHA; via the coding sequence ATGATGGAAACGGCCGTGATCGGCATCGACATAGGTGGAACCAACCTGCGCTGCGCCCTGGTCGCCGCCTCGGGCGCAATCCTTGAGCAGCGGCGCACCGCCAGCGGGATCGAAGAGGGGCGGGAGTTTTTTTGTTCACGCCTCCTAGGGGGCATCTGCGAGTTGCGGGAATGGGCGGCCGGCCGCGGCATAACGGTAACGGCCGTCGGCGCCGGGGTACCGGGGCTGATCGGCCGGGATGGTCTGATCCATTCCTCTGTCAACATGCGCCCTTTGGAGGGCCTGAAACTGGGGGACTTTCTGGAAGAGCACATCAGCCTTCCCGCCGCCTGCGGCAATGACGCCAACATCATTGCGCTCGGCGAACAGCGTTTCGGCGCCGGCAGGGGGCTGTCGTCCTTTCTTGTGGCAACCATCGGGACCGGCCTGGGGAGCGGGTTGATCCTGGACAACAGGCTCTGGACCGGCACGAACGGTTTTGCGGCGGAATTCGGGCATGTCACCGTACACCCCGATGGCCCCCCCTGCCCCTGCGGCAATCAGGGGTGCCTGGAACAATACTGCTCGGCCGGGGCCGTAGTGCGCTCGGCACGGGAGCTGATCCCGGCAGACCTCTTGGCCACTGTTACCGAGGACCTGAGCGCGGAGACCGTGGCCGCCCTGGCGCGCCAGGGGGTGGCCGGTGCAGGGATGGCCTTCGAGCGGCTCGGCAGGTGGTTGGGTATCGCCTTGGGGAGCCTGTCCAACACGCTCAACCTGCAAGCGATCATCATAGGTGGCGGGGTGGCCGCCAGTTTCGACTTCCTGCTCCCGGGTCTCAGGGCAGAGTTGTCCCGCCGCTGTTTTCCATCTATCTGCGACGGGTTGGCGATCCTCAAGACCGAACTGGGAGACGACGCCGGCCTGTTGGGCGGAGCGGCGCTGGCGGAAGAGCGGTTGAATCACCGGTACCCCCCCCTTGGGGGCCCCTTGTCTTCACAATCAGGCCATTTACATGCTTGA
- a CDS encoding DUF362 domain-containing protein, with the protein MDRRSFLKTTAAASLLAPALVREALAAKDQPLVAVAEGKDYDAITRKAVNAIGGMRRFVKTGDVVVVKPNMGWDRSTEFAANTHPQVVRALVEECLAAGAKKVKVFDYTCNDSRRCYANSGIEGALRGMKHVECKQIEQERFKKVSLNGRFLKEWDLYDEALSANVFINVPIAKHHGLSKLTLGLKNIMGVMGGNRGYIHRNLDVALADVNARMKSHLTVIDATRILTAHGPQGGSMADVKVLNKVITSSDIVAADAFATTLFGLRPADIPTIVAAHKRGLGEMDLGRIRVVRA; encoded by the coding sequence ATGGACAGACGCTCATTTCTCAAGACAACCGCCGCGGCCTCGCTCCTGGCGCCCGCCCTGGTCAGAGAAGCTCTGGCGGCAAAGGATCAGCCGCTGGTTGCGGTGGCTGAAGGCAAGGATTATGACGCCATCACCCGTAAAGCGGTTAACGCCATCGGCGGCATGAGGCGCTTCGTCAAGACCGGCGACGTGGTGGTGGTCAAACCCAACATGGGGTGGGACCGATCAACCGAGTTTGCCGCCAACACCCATCCCCAGGTTGTGCGGGCGCTGGTTGAGGAGTGCTTGGCCGCTGGGGCGAAAAAGGTCAAGGTATTCGACTATACCTGCAATGACTCACGGCGCTGCTACGCCAACAGTGGTATCGAAGGGGCGCTCAGGGGTATGAAGCATGTGGAATGCAAACAGATTGAGCAGGAGCGTTTTAAAAAGGTATCGCTGAACGGCCGGTTTCTCAAGGAGTGGGACCTGTACGATGAGGCCCTTTCGGCCAACGTCTTCATCAACGTCCCGATCGCCAAACATCACGGTCTGTCCAAACTCACTCTGGGCCTCAAGAATATCATGGGGGTTATGGGGGGGAACCGGGGCTACATCCATCGCAACCTCGATGTGGCCCTGGCGGATGTGAACGCCCGCATGAAGAGTCATCTGACGGTGATCGACGCCACCCGCATCCTGACCGCCCACGGCCCCCAAGGAGGAAGTATGGCCGACGTCAAGGTGCTCAACAAGGTAATCACATCCTCCGACATCGTGGCTGCCGACGCCTTTGCCACCACCCTGTTCGGCCTCAGGCCGGCAGACATTCCGACCATCGTGGCCGCCCACAAGAGGGGCCTGGGCGAGATGGACCTGGGACGGATCAGGGTGGTGCGGGCCTGA
- a CDS encoding 4Fe-4S binding protein: MKPTSSRISQLAFLALFLLLFVQTEYRGHDEINAAVNTFFRVDPLVLFSYLLSAKSWTWLLLPALVTVATTLLLGRFFCGWICPLGTVLDLLTPKNRTHRPLIALKGNLKYWLLLPILAAALLNLNVAGLLDPMAILLRGLTFFFYPLLGLTAREGWVGIYHMIGERRDTIAPAYDLLHAYLLPFRETLYPMAGFSALVLLAIIALEYFEERNWCRNLCPLGTLLGWLGRFSLFRRIPPNLCSDCGKCRELCPTTFDQDLLAKEECILCMECQLHCPHQRISFRLTSGRKDAGPLLPERRVLLGSMAAGLLLAIPARFRPPEKASRLLRPPGVRDEDEFLNRCVRCGECMKVCLKNALYPASWQAGIEGIYTPLVVPRLGYCEYNCTLCGQVCPTGAIPRLPADFKQREVIGKAVLDKNHCLPFAKRLDCIVCEEHCPIPSKAIRSREVEVVGLDGTRKKIREPYVMEEICNGCGICENVCPLETKAGIEVFAVKNRTPIAEGAGGEAGNGSELGYQ; this comes from the coding sequence ATGAAACCGACCTCCTCCCGCATCAGCCAACTGGCCTTCCTGGCTCTGTTTCTGTTGTTGTTCGTACAGACCGAGTACCGAGGCCACGACGAGATCAACGCCGCTGTAAATACCTTCTTCCGTGTTGATCCCTTGGTGCTCTTCAGTTACCTGCTGTCCGCAAAATCCTGGACGTGGCTTTTACTACCGGCCTTGGTTACGGTTGCAACCACACTCCTTCTGGGACGCTTTTTCTGTGGCTGGATCTGCCCGTTGGGAACCGTCCTGGACCTCCTGACGCCCAAGAACCGCACACACCGTCCGCTCATCGCCCTCAAAGGCAATCTGAAGTACTGGCTCCTGCTGCCGATCCTTGCCGCAGCACTGCTCAACCTGAACGTGGCCGGCCTGCTGGACCCCATGGCCATCCTGCTCCGGGGGTTGACCTTCTTTTTCTATCCGCTTTTGGGGCTCACTGCGCGGGAAGGATGGGTCGGGATCTACCACATGATCGGTGAGCGCCGCGACACCATTGCTCCGGCGTATGACTTGCTGCACGCCTACCTGCTCCCTTTCCGCGAGACGCTCTACCCCATGGCCGGCTTTTCGGCCCTGGTTCTTCTGGCGATCATTGCCCTGGAATATTTCGAGGAGCGTAACTGGTGCCGCAACCTGTGCCCTCTGGGTACCCTGCTCGGGTGGCTGGGGCGCTTTTCCCTTTTCAGACGTATCCCTCCAAACCTTTGTAGTGATTGCGGAAAGTGCCGGGAGCTGTGCCCGACCACCTTTGACCAGGATCTGTTGGCTAAGGAGGAGTGCATCCTCTGTATGGAGTGCCAACTACACTGTCCTCACCAGCGTATCTCGTTTCGTCTTACCTCCGGACGCAAGGATGCCGGGCCGCTTCTCCCGGAACGACGGGTACTGCTGGGGAGCATGGCGGCCGGCCTGCTGCTGGCGATCCCGGCGCGCTTCCGCCCGCCAGAGAAGGCCTCACGACTGCTGCGGCCTCCCGGCGTGCGAGACGAAGACGAGTTTCTGAATAGATGTGTTCGCTGCGGCGAATGCATGAAGGTCTGCCTGAAGAACGCCCTCTATCCGGCTTCCTGGCAGGCCGGAATAGAAGGCATCTATACACCTTTGGTCGTCCCGCGCCTGGGATACTGCGAATACAACTGCACCCTTTGCGGCCAGGTCTGCCCCACCGGGGCCATCCCCAGACTGCCGGCAGATTTCAAACAACGTGAGGTGATCGGCAAGGCGGTACTCGACAAGAACCACTGCCTGCCGTTCGCCAAAAGGCTTGACTGCATCGTCTGCGAGGAGCACTGTCCGATCCCGTCCAAGGCCATCCGTTCGCGGGAGGTGGAGGTCGTCGGATTGGACGGCACCCGCAAAAAGATCAGGGAGCCTTACGTGATGGAGGAAATCTGCAACGGGTGCGGTATCTGCGAGAACGTCTGCCCCCTGGAGACGAAGGCTGGCATAGAGGTCTTCGCGGTGAAAAACCGGACACCGATTGCCGAGGGGGCCGGAGGCGAGGCGGGTAATGGATCGGAGTTGGGATACCAGTAA
- a CDS encoding sensor histidine kinase KdpD: MNLTDDELIQELSNRFAKSRKAFSDLSVINLKLVDMNRRLEQSEALKSNFLSNIRNEINNPLNAILGMAGQITALIPDGSEAAGLAAMICSEASNLDFQLRNIFMAAELESGEIDPHLSRVNIMTVARDVAESFRHSATRKSVEIRLEPPKEEAPPLFSTDAEKLQIILSNLIANAVEYSREGEDIRVSLAVSPDSLIIEVQDHGLGIAVEDQKRIFDRFIQLETGTTRPHLGQGLGLSITKALVELLEGTIILESARGRGALFRVTLPSHAGVGELTTLAEGGNLFLFDEISEK, encoded by the coding sequence ATGAATCTGACGGACGATGAGTTGATCCAGGAATTGAGCAACCGTTTTGCCAAGAGCCGTAAAGCCTTTTCAGATCTGAGTGTGATCAACCTCAAGCTGGTAGATATGAACCGGCGGCTCGAACAATCCGAGGCGCTCAAAAGCAACTTTCTCTCCAACATCAGAAACGAGATCAACAACCCGCTCAACGCCATTCTCGGGATGGCAGGACAGATAACGGCCCTTATTCCGGATGGCAGCGAGGCCGCTGGGCTGGCTGCGATGATCTGCTCGGAGGCCAGCAACCTGGACTTCCAACTCCGCAACATCTTCATGGCTGCCGAACTGGAATCAGGTGAAATCGATCCGCACCTGAGCAGGGTAAATATCATGACGGTGGCGCGGGACGTGGCGGAATCATTCCGGCACAGCGCCACCCGCAAATCCGTGGAGATCCGCCTGGAACCGCCCAAAGAAGAGGCACCGCCGCTGTTCAGCACCGACGCCGAGAAGTTGCAGATCATCCTTTCCAACCTGATTGCCAATGCGGTAGAATACAGCCGAGAAGGGGAGGACATCAGGGTTTCTCTTGCTGTTTCCCCGGACAGCCTCATCATCGAGGTGCAGGACCACGGACTAGGCATCGCCGTAGAGGACCAGAAACGGATTTTCGACCGTTTCATCCAGCTCGAAACCGGCACGACCCGCCCCCATCTGGGACAGGGGCTGGGGTTAAGCATCACCAAGGCGCTGGTCGAACTGTTAGAGGGGACTATTATCCTTGAAAGTGCCCGCGGTCGGGGAGCGCTGTTCCGGGTCACGCTCCCGTCCCATGCCGGAGTGGGTGAACTCACCACGCTTGCGGAGGGCGGCAACCTGTTCCTGTTCGATGAGATCAGCGAAAAATAG
- a CDS encoding chemotaxis protein CheD, translating to MNNEDAPNKHFLFPGALFADVRDYQISTVLGSCVSVCLWDTVARVGGMNHFMLPLWNGEGLATPRYGNIAVEKLLNKMLSLGCQKKHLVAKVFGGANITGSHNGNEIFMIGDRNVILANQMLDKYAIPIKACDVGGNMGRKIVMHTSTGIVWVGKGKVID from the coding sequence ATGAATAACGAAGACGCTCCCAACAAGCACTTCCTGTTCCCCGGGGCTCTCTTTGCCGATGTGCGCGATTACCAGATCAGTACCGTGCTCGGCTCGTGCGTTTCCGTCTGCCTGTGGGATACCGTCGCCCGTGTAGGGGGTATGAATCATTTCATGCTGCCGCTTTGGAATGGCGAAGGCCTTGCGACCCCCCGTTACGGTAATATTGCCGTGGAAAAACTCCTGAACAAGATGTTGTCCCTCGGGTGCCAGAAAAAACATCTCGTGGCTAAAGTTTTCGGGGGAGCAAATATCACCGGTAGCCACAATGGAAATGAAATATTCATGATCGGCGACCGTAACGTCATCCTGGCCAACCAAATGCTGGATAAATACGCCATACCGATCAAAGCCTGTGATGTGGGCGGCAACATGGGGCGCAAGATCGTCATGCACACCAGTACCGGTATCGTATGGGTGGGCAAAGGGAAGGTAATTGACTGA